From Pseudomonadota bacterium, the proteins below share one genomic window:
- a CDS encoding YraN family protein: MAIWNRLSNSTAKERGQQAEDTALRYLNRRGLRLIERNFRCRGGEIDLIMLDGQTLVVIEVRQRRNTHHGTAAETVDHRKQQRIILATRRFLHASKDFYDRPIRFDVVAFNGATDSRNIQWLKDAFEASPW; encoded by the coding sequence ATGGCAATCTGGAATCGTCTGAGCAATAGCACCGCCAAAGAACGCGGACAACAGGCGGAGGATACCGCCTTACGCTATCTGAACCGACGCGGATTGCGTCTCATCGAGCGAAATTTTCGCTGTCGAGGCGGCGAGATCGACCTCATTATGCTCGATGGGCAAACCTTGGTCGTGATTGAAGTCCGCCAACGTCGTAACACGCATCACGGTACCGCAGCCGAAACGGTGGATCACCGGAAACAGCAACGAATTATTCTTGCGACACGGCGGTTCTTGCACGCATCCAAAGATTTTTACGACCGACCTATCCGCTTCGACGTCGTAGCCTTCAACGGCGCCACCGATAGCCGGAACATCCAATGGCTGAAAGACGCTTTTGAGGCATCACCATGGTGA
- a CDS encoding penicillin-binding protein activator yields MRSTSQAILRLVSGLLILLAVAACAPPAAVQEDVSERPDARVVEIERVAIEDPGRAAEQLEALLVGARATEKDGWVLKAAELWLQADQPDRALRLLQGPLSAEAPAESQQLQNILLAEALLAQGRPAQAMSWLASLPTPLADQLEIKRLHVLARAHAAQNETTAMVVAMNRRDGLLTEPADQATNRRETWNFLLASRADLAEKAGQPQLSQTERTWLELGAIGQSRWQDPQGYIAKLESWRAANPAHPASLSLVDQIVAEFRSRSSYPEHIAVLLPTRGRFAKAAQAVRDGFLAAHFERAATQGDSANLPRISFYDTSDDVSASYQAARTDGAEFIIGPLSKEAIESLAAGGPIELPTLALNRMGEAPSGQPTLFQFALSPEEEARQVAERAALDGHQNAIALVPGNPWGQRIFAAFAFRFEELGGKVVGFRAYDEDQFDHSAVIKRLLMIDQSESRHRALTNLIGRAPEFQPRRRQDVDMVFMAAFPRQGRLIRPQLRFHRASTLPIYATSHVYSGWPNTKADRDLDGVIFPDMPWNLSPDDFPLRQALSNAWPTGFQSQSRLYALGYDAFRLVPRLRNNPDGFANLIPGATGTLVIQPTGLIDRKLNWAVFRRGLPVPQTLNHGNLESSEQ; encoded by the coding sequence ATGCGTTCCACTTCGCAAGCCATCCTCCGACTTGTCAGCGGACTGTTAATTCTGCTCGCCGTGGCCGCCTGCGCCCCGCCCGCTGCCGTGCAGGAAGACGTTAGCGAGCGCCCCGATGCTCGCGTGGTCGAGATCGAGCGCGTTGCTATCGAAGACCCGGGCCGGGCTGCCGAACAACTAGAAGCCCTGCTGGTGGGCGCGCGCGCTACTGAAAAGGACGGGTGGGTTTTAAAAGCCGCCGAACTATGGCTCCAGGCAGATCAACCTGACCGCGCCTTGCGCCTGCTTCAGGGCCCCTTGAGCGCCGAAGCCCCCGCGGAGAGCCAACAACTGCAAAACATTCTTCTCGCGGAAGCCTTGCTGGCCCAGGGACGTCCCGCCCAAGCCATGAGTTGGCTTGCCAGCTTACCCACCCCACTGGCCGATCAACTCGAAATCAAAAGACTCCACGTTCTAGCCCGCGCCCACGCCGCACAGAACGAAACCACCGCGATGGTGGTGGCAATGAATCGTCGTGATGGCTTGCTCACCGAGCCCGCCGACCAAGCGACCAACCGCCGCGAAACATGGAATTTTCTGCTGGCGAGCCGCGCCGACTTGGCCGAGAAAGCGGGGCAGCCCCAATTATCACAGACAGAGCGGACCTGGTTGGAACTCGGCGCCATTGGCCAAAGCCGCTGGCAGGACCCACAAGGTTATATCGCCAAACTTGAATCCTGGCGGGCAGCGAATCCAGCGCATCCCGCCAGCTTAAGCCTGGTAGACCAAATTGTGGCGGAGTTTCGATCACGCTCATCGTATCCCGAACACATCGCCGTATTGCTTCCCACCCGGGGCCGCTTCGCCAAAGCTGCACAAGCGGTCAGGGATGGCTTTTTGGCCGCACACTTTGAAAGAGCTGCCACCCAGGGCGATTCGGCGAACCTACCGCGCATCAGCTTCTACGACACCAGTGATGACGTGTCGGCCAGCTATCAAGCGGCCCGAACCGACGGTGCCGAATTTATCATCGGCCCGCTGTCGAAAGAAGCGATCGAATCACTCGCCGCTGGTGGACCGATCGAGCTGCCCACGCTGGCGCTGAACCGGATGGGTGAAGCGCCGAGCGGGCAACCCACGCTTTTTCAGTTTGCATTGTCTCCCGAAGAAGAAGCTCGGCAAGTGGCCGAGCGTGCAGCGCTGGATGGTCACCAAAACGCCATTGCCCTCGTTCCCGGCAATCCTTGGGGACAGCGCATATTCGCAGCATTCGCTTTCCGATTCGAAGAATTGGGTGGCAAGGTGGTCGGGTTCCGGGCGTACGATGAAGATCAGTTCGACCATTCGGCGGTCATTAAGCGTTTACTCATGATCGATCAGAGCGAATCGCGACATCGGGCGCTGACCAATCTGATCGGTCGTGCGCCGGAATTTCAGCCCAGACGACGACAGGACGTCGACATGGTGTTTATGGCCGCCTTCCCCCGACAGGGGCGGCTGATTCGACCTCAGTTACGCTTTCATCGGGCAAGCACGCTGCCCATCTACGCCACCTCTCACGTGTACTCGGGCTGGCCGAACACCAAGGCCGACCGGGATCTCGACGGGGTGATCTTTCCCGACATGCCGTGGAATTTGTCTCCCGACGATTTTCCGCTGAGACAAGCGCTATCCAACGCCTGGCCCACCGGCTTTCAAAGCCAGTCCAGGCTATATGCGCTCGGCTACGATGCGTTCCGCCTCGTCCCGCGATTACGGAACAATCCGGACGGGTTCGCCAATCTGATCCCAGGAGCAACCGGCACGTTGGTCATCCAGCCCACTGGCCTGATTGACCGCAAGCTGAACTGGGCCGTTTTTCGCCGAGGCCTTCCGGTCCCGCAAACCTTGAACCATGGCAATCTGGAATCGTCTGAGCAATAG
- the rsmI gene encoding 16S rRNA (cytidine(1402)-2'-O)-methyltransferase → MNEVTESTAKSTLYVVATPIGNLGDLGSRALEVLANVRWIAAEDTRHTGRMLRHFGIATPTVSLHEHNERQRCARILELLANGDAVALVSDAGTPLVSDPGYHLVREIAAAGYGVIPVPGACAAIAALSVSGLPTDRFTFEGFLPARAGPRQARLKALSDESRTLIFYETPRRVLESLNDMIAAFGPARSAYVGRELTKLHETHYRGTLSEIIGRLTEAPDQLRGEFVVCVQGGEAGPSPSTIDADRLLEMLVGELPVGTIAAVMVEAVGGRRNDWYRKALALKEKP, encoded by the coding sequence ATGAATGAGGTGACGGAGTCCACCGCGAAATCAACCTTGTACGTTGTCGCCACTCCCATTGGCAACCTGGGCGATTTGGGTTCGCGGGCGTTGGAGGTTCTGGCGAATGTGCGCTGGATTGCGGCCGAGGACACCCGGCACACCGGTCGAATGTTGCGTCATTTCGGGATCGCGACGCCCACGGTGTCTTTGCATGAGCACAACGAGCGTCAACGGTGTGCGAGGATTTTAGAGCTGTTGGCGAACGGCGATGCCGTGGCGCTGGTCAGTGATGCAGGCACGCCCCTGGTGAGCGATCCCGGCTATCACTTGGTCCGGGAGATCGCCGCAGCCGGGTACGGAGTGATACCGGTCCCCGGCGCATGCGCGGCAATTGCGGCGCTGAGCGTAAGCGGGCTACCGACGGATCGATTTACCTTCGAAGGCTTTCTTCCCGCCCGGGCCGGTCCCCGGCAAGCCCGATTGAAGGCGCTCAGTGATGAATCGAGGACGCTCATTTTTTACGAGACACCCCGGCGTGTGCTGGAGTCGCTCAACGATATGATCGCTGCGTTCGGTCCGGCGCGATCCGCCTATGTGGGGCGGGAGTTGACCAAGCTGCACGAAACGCACTATCGAGGAACGCTCTCAGAGATCATAGGGCGTTTGACCGAGGCGCCGGATCAGCTGAGGGGGGAGTTCGTGGTGTGTGTCCAAGGTGGCGAAGCGGGTCCCTCGCCTTCAACGATTGATGCCGATCGGTTGTTGGAGATGTTGGTTGGCGAGCTGCCGGTGGGCACGATCGCTGCCGTCATGGTCGAAGCGGTCGGTGGGCGCCGGAACGACTGGTACCGCAAAGCGCTGGCGCTGAAAGAAAAACCCTAA
- the mraZ gene encoding division/cell wall cluster transcriptional repressor MraZ yields the protein MLRGASHVAIDSKGRMAIPARYRQQLQDCADGALVATVDPDYCLLIYPQPEWEKVELKLKDLPSMDSRARVLQRLYMGFATDMELDSQGRVLLTPPLREFAKLERRGVLIGQGNKFELWDEDLWKQKQEDWLAMLREDDMSRSQALESLSI from the coding sequence TTGCTTCGAGGTGCCAGTCACGTTGCCATCGACAGTAAAGGTCGAATGGCCATTCCTGCGCGCTATCGCCAGCAGCTGCAGGACTGCGCCGACGGCGCGTTGGTCGCGACCGTAGACCCTGACTATTGCCTGCTGATCTATCCCCAGCCCGAATGGGAAAAAGTTGAACTCAAACTAAAAGACTTGCCCTCGATGGATTCGCGTGCGCGGGTTCTTCAGCGTTTGTACATGGGCTTTGCCACCGACATGGAATTGGATTCCCAGGGTCGTGTGTTGCTCACGCCACCGCTGCGGGAGTTTGCCAAATTGGAGCGCCGCGGTGTGTTGATCGGGCAAGGAAACAAGTTCGAGTTGTGGGATGAGGATCTCTGGAAGCAGAAGCAGGAAGACTGGCTGGCGATGTTGCGAGAAGACGATATGTCCCGCTCGCAGGCGCTCGAATCCTTGTCCATATAA